The window ACGAGATCGCAAGTATCATATTCATGCTGTCAAACTGCTGCCATATGGCTCAGTGTTTTATTTTCTCCTTCAGTTGTGCGAACTAATCGTTTCGCAGTACGAGGTGCAAGTTCTTGTCAAATCACGGTATCTGTCTGTATTTAAAGTACACCCTTTGATTGTGCAGTACttcagtacttgcagtacagtacttacaagacGCAGGTCACATGATTCAGATCAAGTAACACGTAACTCTCAactagtacttaagtactccgtactaagtagattataataatagtgcTTTATGatgcttacttacagtactccgtacttcttCTACTGTAAATAGTATTTGAAAGTTTGGATGAATTGCACATATTAATAGTTGGCATTAAATAGTATTGGCGCCGGCAAATTTACAATATGAGCAGATTTGTGACAAATATTTTTTGCGAGTTCATCACATCATTGTAATGGCCGGCCGGTTCTTGTTTACAAAATGTATAGTGACATAGTTATCCCTTTACTGATATCGATTGAATTGTCATGGTAAACTTAAAGTATGTAATAATCCTTACTCGTGCTATCCTCATGTCTCCAGCAGGTATGAACAAGCACCATAGACACGTTTCAAGCCGCAACTGACCAAGGCCAAGTATCCTCAAACTGTACTCGCATCTTCACAAGCTTTTGCAGGATCTGGGTGCTTATGAAAGATAAAAAATCACGCTATCACTTGCAACGAGCGAAGCATCCGTACGAGAAACAGGAGCTGCCGAGGGGAAGTTTGTTGATTCATTCGGCAGGTCACGCAGCAGGGCCGGAGGACCCCTCCACTTGATCCAGGCCTGGACACCTAAACAGTTGCGCCGCCATTCGTCAGAGCTGGGATCGGAGGGAGTGACGTGGACACAATAGATAGCATCTATCCACAAACCGCTCTGGTCGAATCTCCTGCGGCAGCCTCTCGACAACGATAATGCTGAGGTGCTGAGCATGCTTAGCTTCAAGCGCCGGCTCGAGCGTGGCACCCATGCGGCAGGCAGGCACTGCAATCCAACCCAAATTCGAATTGTCAAGACAAGTATATGCACATGTTGATCATGGTTTTGTCACTCTTTCGTTCCCTTTGCTTGCCGGTCCTCTCGGTCCCACTCTATCAATTGCTTTGACCAGCTGGGAAAGCCATTAGTAAACGAGCTCCCGGTTAATTTTTGTGAGGGAAAGGTTGCCAAAGATTTGCGTACTATCGGCTAGGATACCATCCCCAAGGTTCCGGCTTGCGCGCCCACACCTCTCGTTCGGCGCTGAACTTCCAAGTCACGGCCACGATGCCGACTAGCATGGCGCCCGCGAtgaaggtattggccctcCAATTTGCAGGCTGAGCGTACCAGCCACCAGAAGGTGACCAGACGTGCTTGGGATACCTGTATTGACGACCCGTCGTTAGGAAGCTCGAGGGAATGGTACGGAATTCGATCGGCGCGATGCGACATACGGGATTTTTCCACCGCCGCCCTATAGATAGAACTATTAGTACATGTCGCTTTATTCGCTTTATCGCAGAGTCTCTTGCTCACCATTTTGATGAAATTTTCAGCAGAGGAGGCGCCTGTTGCGCAATTGCGTCGGACAAATGATTGTATAGTCGAAGGCGCTCTCCCCTTCCAGTTCGAGCGGCAGCACAAGATGGATCCAGCCGGCACGGGCCGAAAATGTTCCGCCACGTCGCGCCAGGCCAACTGCTCCTTGGAGAAAGTGCTCACTCGACAAGACCATTTATTCAACGAGAACTTTTTCCAGTCGACGGGGAGATACGCCCATTCAATTGAGCACCTTCTCGGCGAGCGACACGATACAGCCCGACTTTCGTCACCGTAAGGTTTAATCGTACCCGAGTGTGCGCGCCGAGTTCGGTTCGGTTCAAAATAGGTCGTCTTTTCTTTGATCTCATGAAGCGGATACGGTCATCACTATGGCGAGGGCAACTGCTCCACGCTCGCCCGGGAGCTTCACTCATTTCGCCTGCTGCCGCTAGCCGGCCCTTTCCCAATGTCATTCGCTGCCAATCGTCATCCGCAGTCGCCGTACCGGATGTCGCCAACGATCTCGGGACCGGGCTGGAGGGAACCGGGCCTTCCCTGTCACCTCGACACCAAAGTGCCGTACACTCCGCCAAACTCGCCGCCTTACACGCCCGACTCTCTCTCGCTAGCAAGATCCCCTTGCAGACACTGGCGAGAGCTCTCATCACCTCTTCGGCCGACCCCAATGCCTGCTTCAACAACAGCAGCCTCGCGTTCCTTGGCAGCGCCATCATCAACTTCCATGTCCTCGAATATCTCATCTGCAAGTGGCCACGACTGCCAATGTCTATCCTCTACGAAGCTCTAAGGGCGTATGCTGGCCAGGAGTCACTCCAGCAGCTCGCTCGCCGGTGGGGTGTTGATGCAGCAGCCGCGCCTGGCGAGGAGGTGGACCCGGGCTTGCTGCAATGGAAGCCGGACGGCGAGCAAGTGGTGAATACGCGGTGGGGATATGTCCGATCCGAGACGCAAAGAAATGCCTCGTACCGTCGTGGCCTCAGCAGCCGAGTTGTCCTGGACGACGATTTTGGCGATACGGTGAAGGCGCCagcccacgacgacgagggaatCCACCACATGCAAAACGAAGCTTTCGGGTCCTTTGTCCAGGCCGTTGTCGGCTCAATATACAGCCACTGCGGGTGTGAAGCTGCCAAGTCCTTCGTCACGTCGCACATTCTGTCCCGGCAAATCGATCCGTCGGCACTGTTCGAATTCAAGTTGCCAACGCGTGAGCTTGCCATGCTCTGTGCGCGTGAAGGATTCGAGGCGCCCCTGGCCCGCTTAGAAAGCGAGACAGGCCGACTATCGCGGACACCTGTCTACGTCGTCGGCATATATAGCGGCAAGAACAAGCTAGGAGAAGGTGCCGGCCCGAGCCTAGACGTTGCGCGGCGATCAGCTTCGATGGCGGCCTTGAAAGCGTGGTACCTATACAGCCCAGGAAACAAGGCGCGTGTGCCCAGTGACATGATGGAGGAGGGTGCAAAGCCTTGGAAGGCGCCTCACATTGATATTGGAGAGATAATCTGAAGAGATGGGGTAGAAATCCCCTCATTGTATAATTGTATAACTGTGTACGATGTACAATGTTTTGTGGCCGTGTTTTTCTTGCGAATGGGGCATCCATGGCTACTGCATGTTACGTGAGAGAaaaggagagggggggagggagtgTGCATGTGTGGAATATAAGCCGCTTAAACTCGGGGGCCAGAATTTTGATGCCATGGCACAAACGATGCTCGCATTAATCTGGTCGCTCCCCTGAACGCGCAGCCTCAGCTGAAGTGGTCATTCACGTCGAGAAGCGTGCGCGCCGCCCACTTATGCACACTCTTCTCCTGCATCTGCTCCTCTGTCCTTTCGCGGAGCTGTTTCTTGCG of the Drechmeria coniospora strain ARSEF 6962 chromosome 01, whole genome shotgun sequence genome contains:
- a CDS encoding 60S ribosomal protein L3; translated protein: MKRIRSSLWRGQLLHARPGASLISPAAASRPFPNVIRCQSSSAVAVPDVANDLGTGLEGTGPSLSPRHQSAVHSAKLAALHARLSLASKIPLQTLARALITSSADPNACFNNSSLAFLGSAIINFHVLEYLICKWPRLPMSILYEALRAYAGQESLQQLARRWGVDAAAAPGEEVDPGLLQWKPDGEQVVNTRWGYVRSETQRNASYRRGLSSRVVLDDDFGDTVKAPAHDDEGIHHMQNEAFGSFVQAVVGSIYSHCGCEAAKSFVTSHILSRQIDPSALFEFKLPTRELAMLCAREGFEAPLARLESETGRLSRTPVYVVGIYSGKNKLGEGAGPSLDVARRSASMAALKAWYLYSPGNKARVPSDMMEEGAKPWKAPHIDIGEII